The Microcebus murinus isolate Inina chromosome 1, M.murinus_Inina_mat1.0, whole genome shotgun sequence genome includes a region encoding these proteins:
- the HCLS1 gene encoding hematopoietic lineage cell-specific protein isoform X1, with translation MWKSVVGHDVSVSVETQGDDWDTDPDFVNDISEKEQRWGAKTIEGSGRTEHINIHQLRSKVSEEHDVLKKKELESGPKASHGYGGRFGVERDRMDKSAVGHEYVAEVEKHSSQTDAAKGFGGRYGVQRDRADKSAVGFDYKGEVEKHTSQKDYSRGFGGRYGVEKDKQDKAALGYDYKGETEKHESQRDYAKGFGGQYGIQKDRVDKSAASFSEMEAPTTAYQKTTPTEAASSGARGLKAKFESMAEEKRKREEEEKAQQVARRQQERKAVVKMSHEAQPPPVVPVEEPEVPAPLPKKISEAWPPAGSHPSSEPEPVRTIREQPMPPLPTRQNPPEDNEEPPALPPRTLEGLQVEEEPVYEAAPDAEPEPEPEPENDYEDVEEMDRHAQVDDLEGDYEDVLEPEAAGSVSLCLLHGGETKFIFLAIQDHQAARLGPWASRLWPCMTTKEREATSFPLIQMTSSLTSRWWTRAGGGGVAMATLDSSLQIMSSSSSDWPSLSTATVTSHVQSGSASTPSPFLPQVSNKMYGLPEALKMLPSPVPLEAWGRDSMKKGSPSPQRPLSPG, from the exons ATGTGGAAGTCTGTGGTGGGGCATGATGTATCTGTTTCCGTGGAGACCCAGGGTGATGACTGGGACACAGATCCTGACTTTGTG AATGACATCTCTGAGAAGGAGCAACGGTGGGGGGCCAAGACCATCGAGGGCTCTGGACGCACAGAGCACATCAA TATTCACCAGCTCAGGAGCAAGGTGTCAGAAGAACATGATGTTCTCAAGAAGAAAGAGCTGGAATCAGGGCCCAAAGCGTCCCATGGCTACGGAGGTCGGTTTGGAGTAGAAAGAGACCGAATGGACAAG AGTGCTGTGGGCCATGAGTATGTTGCTGAGGTGGAGAAGCACTCTTCTCAGACGGATGCCGCCAAAGGCTTTGGGGGCAGATATGGAGTTCAGAGGGACAGGGCAGACAAG TCAGCAGTCGGTTTTGATTATAAAGGAGAAGTGGAGAAACACACATCTCAGAAAG ATTACTCTCGTGGCTTTGGTGGCCGTTACGGGGTTGAGAAGGATAAACAGGACAAAGCAGCTCTGGGATATGACTacaagggagagacagagaaacacgAGTCCCAGAGAG ATTATGCCAAAGGCTTTGGCGGCCAGTATGGAATTCAGAAGGATCGAGTGGATAAG AGCGCTGCCAGCTTCAGTGAAATGGAGGCCCCGACCACGGCTTATCAGAAGACGACACCCACAGAAGCTG CTTCTAGTGGTGCCCGTGGGCTAAAGGCAAAATTTGAGTCCATGGCTGAGGAGAAGAGGAAgcgggaggaagaggagaaggcacAGCAGGTGGCCAGGCGGCAGCAGGAGCGAAAGGCTGTGGTAAAGATGAGCCACGAGGCTCAGCCACCGCCGGTGGTGCCTGTGGAAGAGCCAGAGGTGCCGGCCCCGCTGCCCAAGAAAATCTCCGAG GCCTGGCCTCCAGCAGGCAGCCATCCGTCATCAGAGCCCGAGCCTGTGAGAACCATCAGGGAACAACCAATGCCCCCCCTGCCCACAAGGCAGAATCCCCCAGAG GACAACGAGgagcccccagctctgccccctaGGACTCTGGAAGGCCTCCAGGTGGAGGAAGAGCCCGTATATGAAGCAGCACCTGATGctgagcctgagcctgagcctgagcctgagAATGACTATGAGGATGTTGAGGAGATGGACAGGCACGCGCAGGTTGATGACCTAGAAGGGGACTATGAGGATGTGCTCGAGCCTGAGGCTG CAGGATCTGTCTCTCTTTGCCTTCTCCATGGTGGTGAGACCAAGTTCATATTTCTCGCCATACAGGATCATCAGGCTGCCCGGCTGGGGCCATGGGCATCTCGGCTGTGGCCCTGTATGACTACCAAGGAG AGGGAAGCGACGAGCTTTCCTTTGATCCAGATGACGTCATCACTGACATCGAGATGGTGGACGAGGGCTGGTGGCGGGGGCGTTGCCATGGCCACTTTGGACTCTTCCCTGCAAATTATGTCAAGCTCCTCCAGTGACTGGCCCTCTTTGTCTACTGCAACTGTGACTTCCCATGTCCAAAGTGGCTctgcctccaccccctccccattcCTGCCTCAAGTGTCTAACAAGATGTATGGGTTGCCTGAGGCTCTAAAAATGCTTCCCTCTCCCGTTCCATTAGAGGCTTGGGGCAGAGACAGCATGAAGAAGGGGTCTCCTTCCCCTCAGCGTCCTCTCTCCCCTGGATGA
- the HCLS1 gene encoding hematopoietic lineage cell-specific protein isoform X2 — MWKSVVGHDVSVSVETQGDDWDTDPDFVNDISEKEQRWGAKTIEGSGRTEHINIHQLRSKVSEEHDVLKKKELESGPKASHGYGGRFGVERDRMDKSAVGHEYVAEVEKHSSQTDAAKGFGGRYGVQRDRADKSAVGFDYKGEVEKHTSQKDYAKGFGGQYGIQKDRVDKSAASFSEMEAPTTAYQKTTPTEAASSGARGLKAKFESMAEEKRKREEEEKAQQVARRQQERKAVVKMSHEAQPPPVVPVEEPEVPAPLPKKISEAWPPAGSHPSSEPEPVRTIREQPMPPLPTRQNPPEDNEEPPALPPRTLEGLQVEEEPVYEAAPDAEPEPEPEPENDYEDVEEMDRHAQVDDLEGDYEDVLEPEAAGSVSLCLLHGGETKFIFLAIQDHQAARLGPWASRLWPCMTTKEREATSFPLIQMTSSLTSRWWTRAGGGGVAMATLDSSLQIMSSSSSDWPSLSTATVTSHVQSGSASTPSPFLPQVSNKMYGLPEALKMLPSPVPLEAWGRDSMKKGSPSPQRPLSPG; from the exons ATGTGGAAGTCTGTGGTGGGGCATGATGTATCTGTTTCCGTGGAGACCCAGGGTGATGACTGGGACACAGATCCTGACTTTGTG AATGACATCTCTGAGAAGGAGCAACGGTGGGGGGCCAAGACCATCGAGGGCTCTGGACGCACAGAGCACATCAA TATTCACCAGCTCAGGAGCAAGGTGTCAGAAGAACATGATGTTCTCAAGAAGAAAGAGCTGGAATCAGGGCCCAAAGCGTCCCATGGCTACGGAGGTCGGTTTGGAGTAGAAAGAGACCGAATGGACAAG AGTGCTGTGGGCCATGAGTATGTTGCTGAGGTGGAGAAGCACTCTTCTCAGACGGATGCCGCCAAAGGCTTTGGGGGCAGATATGGAGTTCAGAGGGACAGGGCAGACAAG TCAGCAGTCGGTTTTGATTATAAAGGAGAAGTGGAGAAACACACATCTCAGAAAG ATTATGCCAAAGGCTTTGGCGGCCAGTATGGAATTCAGAAGGATCGAGTGGATAAG AGCGCTGCCAGCTTCAGTGAAATGGAGGCCCCGACCACGGCTTATCAGAAGACGACACCCACAGAAGCTG CTTCTAGTGGTGCCCGTGGGCTAAAGGCAAAATTTGAGTCCATGGCTGAGGAGAAGAGGAAgcgggaggaagaggagaaggcacAGCAGGTGGCCAGGCGGCAGCAGGAGCGAAAGGCTGTGGTAAAGATGAGCCACGAGGCTCAGCCACCGCCGGTGGTGCCTGTGGAAGAGCCAGAGGTGCCGGCCCCGCTGCCCAAGAAAATCTCCGAG GCCTGGCCTCCAGCAGGCAGCCATCCGTCATCAGAGCCCGAGCCTGTGAGAACCATCAGGGAACAACCAATGCCCCCCCTGCCCACAAGGCAGAATCCCCCAGAG GACAACGAGgagcccccagctctgccccctaGGACTCTGGAAGGCCTCCAGGTGGAGGAAGAGCCCGTATATGAAGCAGCACCTGATGctgagcctgagcctgagcctgagcctgagAATGACTATGAGGATGTTGAGGAGATGGACAGGCACGCGCAGGTTGATGACCTAGAAGGGGACTATGAGGATGTGCTCGAGCCTGAGGCTG CAGGATCTGTCTCTCTTTGCCTTCTCCATGGTGGTGAGACCAAGTTCATATTTCTCGCCATACAGGATCATCAGGCTGCCCGGCTGGGGCCATGGGCATCTCGGCTGTGGCCCTGTATGACTACCAAGGAG AGGGAAGCGACGAGCTTTCCTTTGATCCAGATGACGTCATCACTGACATCGAGATGGTGGACGAGGGCTGGTGGCGGGGGCGTTGCCATGGCCACTTTGGACTCTTCCCTGCAAATTATGTCAAGCTCCTCCAGTGACTGGCCCTCTTTGTCTACTGCAACTGTGACTTCCCATGTCCAAAGTGGCTctgcctccaccccctccccattcCTGCCTCAAGTGTCTAACAAGATGTATGGGTTGCCTGAGGCTCTAAAAATGCTTCCCTCTCCCGTTCCATTAGAGGCTTGGGGCAGAGACAGCATGAAGAAGGGGTCTCCTTCCCCTCAGCGTCCTCTCTCCCCTGGATGA
- the HCLS1 gene encoding hematopoietic lineage cell-specific protein isoform X4 yields the protein MWKSVVGHDVSVSVETQGDDWDTDPDFVNDISEKEQRWGAKTIEGSGRTEHINIHQLRSKVSEEHDVLKKKELESGPKASHGYGGRFGVERDRMDKSAVGHEYVAEVEKHSSQTDAAKGFGGRYGVQRDRADKSAVGFDYKGEVEKHTSQKDYAKGFGGQYGIQKDRVDKSAASFSEMEAPTTAYQKTTPTEAASSGARGLKAKFESMAEEKRKREEEEKAQQVARRQQERKAVVKMSHEAQPPPVVPVEEPEVPAPLPKKISEAWPPAGSHPSSEPEPVRTIREQPMPPLPTRQNPPEDNEEPPALPPRTLEGLQVEEEPVYEAAPDAEPEPEPEPENDYEDVEEMDRHAQVDDLEGDYEDVLEPEAGSSGCPAGAMGISAVALYDYQGEGSDELSFDPDDVITDIEMVDEGWWRGRCHGHFGLFPANYVKLLQ from the exons ATGTGGAAGTCTGTGGTGGGGCATGATGTATCTGTTTCCGTGGAGACCCAGGGTGATGACTGGGACACAGATCCTGACTTTGTG AATGACATCTCTGAGAAGGAGCAACGGTGGGGGGCCAAGACCATCGAGGGCTCTGGACGCACAGAGCACATCAA TATTCACCAGCTCAGGAGCAAGGTGTCAGAAGAACATGATGTTCTCAAGAAGAAAGAGCTGGAATCAGGGCCCAAAGCGTCCCATGGCTACGGAGGTCGGTTTGGAGTAGAAAGAGACCGAATGGACAAG AGTGCTGTGGGCCATGAGTATGTTGCTGAGGTGGAGAAGCACTCTTCTCAGACGGATGCCGCCAAAGGCTTTGGGGGCAGATATGGAGTTCAGAGGGACAGGGCAGACAAG TCAGCAGTCGGTTTTGATTATAAAGGAGAAGTGGAGAAACACACATCTCAGAAAG ATTATGCCAAAGGCTTTGGCGGCCAGTATGGAATTCAGAAGGATCGAGTGGATAAG AGCGCTGCCAGCTTCAGTGAAATGGAGGCCCCGACCACGGCTTATCAGAAGACGACACCCACAGAAGCTG CTTCTAGTGGTGCCCGTGGGCTAAAGGCAAAATTTGAGTCCATGGCTGAGGAGAAGAGGAAgcgggaggaagaggagaaggcacAGCAGGTGGCCAGGCGGCAGCAGGAGCGAAAGGCTGTGGTAAAGATGAGCCACGAGGCTCAGCCACCGCCGGTGGTGCCTGTGGAAGAGCCAGAGGTGCCGGCCCCGCTGCCCAAGAAAATCTCCGAG GCCTGGCCTCCAGCAGGCAGCCATCCGTCATCAGAGCCCGAGCCTGTGAGAACCATCAGGGAACAACCAATGCCCCCCCTGCCCACAAGGCAGAATCCCCCAGAG GACAACGAGgagcccccagctctgccccctaGGACTCTGGAAGGCCTCCAGGTGGAGGAAGAGCCCGTATATGAAGCAGCACCTGATGctgagcctgagcctgagcctgagcctgagAATGACTATGAGGATGTTGAGGAGATGGACAGGCACGCGCAGGTTGATGACCTAGAAGGGGACTATGAGGATGTGCTCGAGCCTGAGGCTG GATCATCAGGCTGCCCGGCTGGGGCCATGGGCATCTCGGCTGTGGCCCTGTATGACTACCAAGGAG AGGGAAGCGACGAGCTTTCCTTTGATCCAGATGACGTCATCACTGACATCGAGATGGTGGACGAGGGCTGGTGGCGGGGGCGTTGCCATGGCCACTTTGGACTCTTCCCTGCAAATTATGTCAAGCTCCTCCAGTGA
- the HCLS1 gene encoding hematopoietic lineage cell-specific protein isoform X3: MWKSVVGHDVSVSVETQGDDWDTDPDFVNDISEKEQRWGAKTIEGSGRTEHINIHQLRSKVSEEHDVLKKKELESGPKASHGYGGRFGVERDRMDKSAVGHEYVAEVEKHSSQTDAAKGFGGRYGVQRDRADKSAVGFDYKGEVEKHTSQKDYSRGFGGRYGVEKDKQDKAALGYDYKGETEKHESQRDYAKGFGGQYGIQKDRVDKSAASFSEMEAPTTAYQKTTPTEAASSGARGLKAKFESMAEEKRKREEEEKAQQVARRQQERKAVVKMSHEAQPPPVVPVEEPEVPAPLPKKISEAWPPAGSHPSSEPEPVRTIREQPMPPLPTRQNPPEDNEEPPALPPRTLEGLQVEEEPVYEAAPDAEPEPEPEPENDYEDVEEMDRHAQVDDLEGDYEDVLEPEAGSSGCPAGAMGISAVALYDYQGEGSDELSFDPDDVITDIEMVDEGWWRGRCHGHFGLFPANYVKLLQ; encoded by the exons ATGTGGAAGTCTGTGGTGGGGCATGATGTATCTGTTTCCGTGGAGACCCAGGGTGATGACTGGGACACAGATCCTGACTTTGTG AATGACATCTCTGAGAAGGAGCAACGGTGGGGGGCCAAGACCATCGAGGGCTCTGGACGCACAGAGCACATCAA TATTCACCAGCTCAGGAGCAAGGTGTCAGAAGAACATGATGTTCTCAAGAAGAAAGAGCTGGAATCAGGGCCCAAAGCGTCCCATGGCTACGGAGGTCGGTTTGGAGTAGAAAGAGACCGAATGGACAAG AGTGCTGTGGGCCATGAGTATGTTGCTGAGGTGGAGAAGCACTCTTCTCAGACGGATGCCGCCAAAGGCTTTGGGGGCAGATATGGAGTTCAGAGGGACAGGGCAGACAAG TCAGCAGTCGGTTTTGATTATAAAGGAGAAGTGGAGAAACACACATCTCAGAAAG ATTACTCTCGTGGCTTTGGTGGCCGTTACGGGGTTGAGAAGGATAAACAGGACAAAGCAGCTCTGGGATATGACTacaagggagagacagagaaacacgAGTCCCAGAGAG ATTATGCCAAAGGCTTTGGCGGCCAGTATGGAATTCAGAAGGATCGAGTGGATAAG AGCGCTGCCAGCTTCAGTGAAATGGAGGCCCCGACCACGGCTTATCAGAAGACGACACCCACAGAAGCTG CTTCTAGTGGTGCCCGTGGGCTAAAGGCAAAATTTGAGTCCATGGCTGAGGAGAAGAGGAAgcgggaggaagaggagaaggcacAGCAGGTGGCCAGGCGGCAGCAGGAGCGAAAGGCTGTGGTAAAGATGAGCCACGAGGCTCAGCCACCGCCGGTGGTGCCTGTGGAAGAGCCAGAGGTGCCGGCCCCGCTGCCCAAGAAAATCTCCGAG GCCTGGCCTCCAGCAGGCAGCCATCCGTCATCAGAGCCCGAGCCTGTGAGAACCATCAGGGAACAACCAATGCCCCCCCTGCCCACAAGGCAGAATCCCCCAGAG GACAACGAGgagcccccagctctgccccctaGGACTCTGGAAGGCCTCCAGGTGGAGGAAGAGCCCGTATATGAAGCAGCACCTGATGctgagcctgagcctgagcctgagcctgagAATGACTATGAGGATGTTGAGGAGATGGACAGGCACGCGCAGGTTGATGACCTAGAAGGGGACTATGAGGATGTGCTCGAGCCTGAGGCTG GATCATCAGGCTGCCCGGCTGGGGCCATGGGCATCTCGGCTGTGGCCCTGTATGACTACCAAGGAG AGGGAAGCGACGAGCTTTCCTTTGATCCAGATGACGTCATCACTGACATCGAGATGGTGGACGAGGGCTGGTGGCGGGGGCGTTGCCATGGCCACTTTGGACTCTTCCCTGCAAATTATGTCAAGCTCCTCCAGTGA